The Brasilonema sennae CENA114 genome includes a region encoding these proteins:
- a CDS encoding NAD(P)H-dependent glycerol-3-phosphate dehydrogenase has product MPKSVAILGAGAWGTALATLAKTNSHKVSMWSRQGSQTLAEVVQGADIVLSAVSMKGVRSVTSQLQSLPVSPETIFVTATKGLDPQTTCTPSQIWQETFPNHAVVVLSGPNLSKEIQQELPAATVVASSVMAAAEFVQVVFSSDRFRVYTNYDILGVELGGTLKNVMAIAAGVCDGLHLGTNAKAALLTRGLTEMVRIGVHWGAKLETFYGLSGLGDLLATCNSPLSRNYQVGYQLAVGQTLAEILAHIEGTAEGVNTTQVLVQLSKQQNIPMPITEQVHRLLQGEVTPRQALLELMLRDIKPE; this is encoded by the coding sequence ATGCCAAAATCAGTAGCAATTCTGGGTGCAGGTGCTTGGGGGACGGCTCTTGCAACTCTTGCAAAGACGAATTCACATAAAGTGAGCATGTGGTCGCGTCAGGGTTCTCAAACGCTGGCGGAGGTTGTACAGGGTGCTGATATTGTCCTTTCTGCTGTTTCTATGAAGGGTGTGAGATCTGTAACTTCTCAATTACAGTCTTTACCTGTTTCCCCAGAGACAATTTTTGTCACAGCGACAAAGGGCTTAGACCCCCAAACGACTTGTACACCATCACAAATTTGGCAAGAAACTTTCCCCAACCACGCAGTAGTTGTTCTCTCAGGTCCCAATTTATCTAAAGAAATACAACAGGAATTACCAGCTGCAACAGTTGTTGCAAGCAGTGTTATGGCTGCAGCAGAATTCGTGCAAGTAGTGTTTTCTTCAGATCGTTTTCGCGTTTACACCAATTATGATATCTTGGGAGTAGAGCTAGGTGGCACACTAAAAAATGTGATGGCGATCGCCGCTGGTGTCTGTGATGGCTTGCACTTGGGAACCAACGCCAAAGCAGCTTTACTCACCCGTGGATTAACAGAAATGGTTCGTATTGGTGTCCATTGGGGTGCAAAATTAGAAACATTTTACGGTTTGTCTGGCTTGGGTGATCTGTTAGCAACCTGTAACAGTCCCTTGAGTCGTAACTATCAAGTTGGCTACCAGTTGGCTGTTGGTCAAACACTAGCCGAAATTCTCGCTCATATAGAAGGAACTGCTGAGGGAGTCAACACCACTCAGGTTTTGGTGCAGCTATCCAAGCAGCAAAATATTCCCATGCCAATTACCGAGCAAGTTCATCGTTTACTCCAAGGTGAAGTCACACCCCGACAAGCACTTTTAGAACTGATGCTGCGAGATATAAAGCCAGAGTAG
- the sigC gene encoding RNA polymerase sigma factor SigC: MPATSFYADAAFNNKQSDPVFDPDITVDETELPIDELEDLEITSVDSASLGANLNRRSTDLVRLYLQEIGRVRLLGRDEEVSEAQKVQRYLRMRILLSKAAEQGDEVIAPYLRLIEAQERLASALGHRPSLERWAGAAGVSLLELKQIIGLGKRRWAEIAKMTVEELEKIQSSGLQAKEHMIKANLRLVVSVAKKYQNRGLELLDLVQEGTLGLERAVEKFDPTKGYRFSTYAYWWIRQGITRAIATSSRTIRLPVHITEKLNKIKKAQRKIAQEKGRTPTLEDLAQELDMTPTQVREVLLRVPRSVSLETKVGKDKDTELGELLETDNITPEETLMRESLQKDLQNLLSDLTSRERDVILMRFGLADGHPYSLAEIGRALDLSRERVRQIESKALQKLRQPKRRNLIRDYLESLS, from the coding sequence ATGCCAGCAACATCTTTTTACGCAGATGCCGCTTTCAATAACAAACAATCTGATCCAGTCTTTGACCCAGATATCACGGTTGACGAAACTGAGTTACCGATTGATGAACTTGAAGATTTGGAGATAACTTCTGTTGACTCTGCGAGCCTAGGTGCAAATCTTAACCGCCGCAGCACAGATCTAGTACGTCTATATCTTCAAGAAATTGGTCGAGTTCGATTACTAGGACGGGATGAAGAAGTTTCAGAAGCGCAAAAAGTCCAGCGCTATTTGCGGATGCGAATACTTCTGTCTAAAGCTGCGGAACAAGGAGATGAGGTGATTGCACCATATCTTCGACTGATTGAAGCTCAAGAGCGTTTGGCATCTGCATTAGGACATCGTCCTTCTCTTGAACGTTGGGCGGGTGCTGCTGGTGTAAGTCTGTTGGAGCTTAAGCAGATTATAGGACTAGGAAAACGGCGTTGGGCTGAAATAGCCAAAATGACTGTGGAAGAACTGGAGAAAATTCAAAGCAGTGGACTCCAGGCAAAAGAACACATGATTAAGGCAAATCTTCGCCTTGTTGTCTCCGTTGCTAAGAAATATCAAAATCGCGGTTTGGAATTGTTGGATTTAGTCCAAGAAGGGACTCTTGGTTTAGAACGAGCAGTTGAGAAATTTGATCCAACCAAGGGTTATCGTTTTAGCACCTATGCTTATTGGTGGATTCGTCAAGGAATCACAAGGGCGATCGCAACTTCTAGCCGCACTATCCGCCTACCTGTCCACATTACAGAAAAGCTGAACAAAATTAAAAAAGCTCAGCGTAAAATCGCACAAGAAAAAGGTCGCACTCCAACTTTGGAAGATCTTGCTCAAGAGCTAGACATGACTCCTACACAAGTGCGGGAAGTTCTTTTGCGAGTTCCTCGTTCTGTTTCTCTAGAGACAAAAGTTGGTAAGGACAAAGACACAGAGTTAGGAGAACTACTCGAAACTGATAATATCACTCCAGAAGAGACATTAATGCGAGAGTCTTTACAAAAAGACTTGCAAAATCTTCTGTCAGATTTAACAAGCCGGGAGCGTGATGTAATTTTAATGCGGTTTGGTTTGGCAGATGGTCATCCTTACTCCTTAGCAGAAATTGGACGTGCTCTAGATTTATCACGGGAACGTGTACGACAAATCGAGTCCAAAGCGTTGCAAAAGCTGCGCCAACCAAAGCGGCGCAATCTTATCCGCGACTACTTGGAGTCTTTGAGCTAG
- a CDS encoding Fur family transcriptional regulator, translating to MTAYTAASLKAELNERGWRLTPQREVILHIFQELPQGEHLSAEDLYERLSAEHEGISLSTIYRTLKLMARMGILRELELGEGHKHYELNQPYPHHHHHLICVRCNTTIEFKNDSILKIGSKTAQKEGFHLLDCQLTIHAVCPKCQRALMPL from the coding sequence ATGACAGCTTATACAGCAGCCTCGCTAAAGGCAGAACTAAATGAACGTGGTTGGCGTTTAACACCCCAGCGCGAAGTCATTCTACACATTTTTCAAGAACTGCCGCAAGGAGAACACCTCAGTGCTGAAGATCTTTACGAAAGGCTATCAGCCGAACACGAGGGAATTAGCCTATCGACGATTTATCGCACTCTCAAGTTGATGGCGCGAATGGGAATCTTACGAGAGTTAGAACTAGGAGAAGGGCATAAACACTACGAACTTAATCAGCCCTATCCCCATCACCACCATCACTTGATTTGTGTCAGATGCAACACGACAATTGAGTTCAAGAACGACTCGATTTTAAAAATTGGATCGAAAACTGCACAAAAAGAAGGTTTTCACCTCTTGGATTGCCAATTAACAATTCATGCTGTTTGTCCCAAGTGCCAAAGAGCACTCATGCCACTGTAG